Proteins from one Bacillus thuringiensis genomic window:
- a CDS encoding GNAT family protein produces MLKVQIIDKDRLIGFVAIHSIEWKNCTGLLSIGSGESSNRNKGYGSDALKLILRYAFHELNLDRVGLEVIEYNEGGKRSVIYRDGKRFDVIVMGVLHNDWKAIQRKGNTGK; encoded by the coding sequence ATGCTGAAAGTCCAAATAATTGATAAAGATCGTTTAATTGGATTTGTTGCTATTCATAGTATTGAATGGAAAAACTGTACGGGACTCTTGTCCATAGGGAGTGGAGAATCCTCTAATCGAAATAAAGGTTACGGATCAGATGCTTTGAAGCTGATACTTCGTTATGCTTTCCATGAATTAAATTTGGATCGAGTTGGTTTGGAAGTGATTGAGTATAATGAAGGTGGAAAAAGGTCGGTAATATATCGGGACGGAAAAAGATTCGATGTTATTGTTATGGGAGTCTTGCACAATGATTGGAAGGCTATCCAGAGAAAGGGTAATACGGGAAAGTGA
- a CDS encoding Rpn family recombination-promoting nuclease/putative transposase: protein MSNSLVNLRIDFAFKQLFGTNGNEDILVAFLNAILKDSLESPIVSLQLEDPHLLREYEEDKLSILDISATLNTGTKVNVEIQLNNNHDMIKRSLYYWGRLYTSQLQKGMPYSSLHKTITINLLNFVMFPEYEAFHTTGILWNQQYQKLLSDDIEVHIVEIPKLLQQWREEKVNPWEDSFVRWLLLLQAIEDEYLTQTLEDIAMNQDPILQKAMNKWERMSQDSSFRQAYEAREKALMDEAAKFAHARNEGKKEGIQEGVQQGKIQMIKGMHELGVPLETIAKASKLGIDEVERILEQK from the coding sequence ATGTCCAATTCATTAGTAAATTTACGTATCGATTTTGCATTTAAGCAGTTATTTGGCACAAATGGGAATGAAGATATTTTAGTTGCCTTTTTAAATGCCATATTAAAAGATTCTTTAGAATCACCTATTGTTTCCCTACAATTAGAAGATCCACATTTGCTTCGAGAATATGAAGAAGATAAATTATCGATTTTAGATATTTCGGCTACATTAAATACAGGAACAAAGGTAAATGTAGAAATACAATTGAATAATAATCACGATATGATCAAACGCAGCTTGTATTATTGGGGAAGGTTATACACCTCTCAATTGCAAAAAGGAATGCCTTATAGCTCCCTTCACAAAACAATTACCATAAACTTGTTAAACTTTGTGATGTTTCCAGAATATGAAGCGTTTCATACAACAGGAATCCTTTGGAATCAGCAATATCAAAAGTTATTAAGTGACGATATAGAAGTTCATATTGTAGAGATTCCAAAGTTACTACAGCAATGGCGCGAAGAGAAAGTTAATCCGTGGGAAGATTCGTTTGTTCGTTGGTTATTATTATTACAAGCGATTGAAGATGAGTATCTCACACAAACATTGGAGGACATTGCCATGAACCAAGATCCGATTTTACAAAAAGCAATGAATAAGTGGGAACGTATGAGTCAAGATTCTTCTTTCCGTCAAGCATATGAAGCAAGAGAAAAGGCCTTAATGGATGAGGCTGCAAAGTTTGCTCATGCTCGTAATGAGGGGAAAAAAGAAGGAATTCAAGAAGGGGTTCAGCAAGGAAAAATACAGATGATTAAAGGTATGCATGAACTTGGTGTACCACTTGAAACGATTGCTAAAGCCAGTAAATTAGGAATAGATGAGGTTGAACGTATTTTAGAACAAAAATAA
- a CDS encoding VanZ family protein produces MNFINSTLGSLSIISIIILLLVPILLNLGYFVLYKRIYKGKYSFKKKQIVLITLLIGYYLIVLAGTLFGRENIIRPEGIINFDILRGYRVAWNNFSLVSFQDIIINLALLFPVGFLLPLISNFFKRAGSVLLVVFSTSFFIEIIQFVTDIGRIDISDVLHNTLGGMLGYCISNLLIVFLDKQSAPFKQIVKYISLPVIVCLLTLGIIISYKMQEFGNLRINPETKMDMSDITMKTSISLDADSKKMPVYKIKVKDNYPEKIKIKDIEVISSKEAFQKLKRGEFLPLTPLKKGDTITITKCTLSSYSDTKDFQQPVYQFEGIINGKQGALYYIAAKK; encoded by the coding sequence ATGAATTTTATCAATTCTACATTAGGAAGTTTAAGTATTATTAGTATAATAATACTTTTATTGGTTCCCATTTTGTTGAATTTAGGTTATTTTGTTTTGTATAAACGAATATATAAAGGGAAATATTCATTTAAAAAAAAACAAATTGTTTTGATTACACTATTGATAGGATATTACCTTATTGTATTAGCTGGAACTTTATTTGGTCGTGAAAATATTATTCGGCCTGAAGGGATAATTAATTTTGATATTTTACGTGGATATAGAGTTGCTTGGAATAATTTTTCACTTGTTTCTTTTCAAGATATTATTATAAATCTTGCTTTACTTTTTCCAGTAGGATTTTTGTTACCCTTAATTAGTAATTTTTTCAAAAGAGCAGGGTCAGTATTATTAGTCGTATTTAGTACAAGTTTTTTTATTGAAATAATTCAATTTGTAACAGATATTGGACGTATAGATATATCCGATGTATTACATAACACCTTAGGAGGTATGCTTGGATATTGTATAAGTAATTTATTGATTGTTTTTTTAGATAAACAATCAGCACCATTTAAACAAATTGTTAAATATATATCTTTACCAGTAATAGTTTGTTTGTTAACATTGGGAATTATTATTTCCTACAAAATGCAAGAATTTGGTAATTTACGTATTAACCCAGAAACTAAAATGGATATGTCTGATATTACTATGAAAACATCTATATCATTAGATGCAGATTCTAAAAAAATGCCTGTTTATAAAATTAAGGTTAAGGATAATTATCCAGAAAAAATAAAGATTAAAGATATAGAAGTTATCTCTTCAAAAGAAGCATTCCAAAAATTAAAACGTGGAGAATTTTTACCGCTAACACCTTTAAAAAAAGGAGATACAATAACTATTACAAAATGTACATTATCATCTTATTCAGATACAAAAGATTTTCAACAGCCTGTATATCAATTTGAAGGAATAATAAATGGTAAACAAGGGGCTTTATACTATATTGCTGCAAAAAAATAA
- a CDS encoding IS4 family transposase, whose translation MNMHQKQELSLFVEELYRYMSPATLNQLATEAGGMKRKRKCHGHHLLSLCVWLNQQIATTSLTQLCSQLETSTGILLSPEGLNRRFNSASVAFFRTVFTTLLQAKIGGESKISHSLSSYFERILVLDSTTFQVPDRFATTYPGAGGCSHTAGVKIQLEYDLLSGKFSDVEIEPGKRSDQAYSATRTGMAQKNELYIRDLGYFRLQDFKSIQDKQGYYLSRLKLPTKIYRKEFETVVFKTKPAQLKPVYIQIHLEDIMKQLQPGQVYELHDVYVGSKDKLPTRIVVYRCTEEQKQKRLHDRAIREKKKGITYTERTKLLQGITVYMTNIPTEWVPKEKIYDLYSLHWQIELLFKVWKSWFQIHRCKSIKQERLECHLYGQLISILLCSSTMFKMRELLLRKKQKELSEYKAMYMIKDYFLLFHQALHKNTQELSKVLLRLFNLLQHNGRKSHRYEKKTVFDILGVVYEYTTSTQQIA comes from the coding sequence ATGAATATGCATCAAAAACAAGAGTTATCTTTATTTGTCGAAGAGTTATATCGATATATGTCTCCCGCTACACTTAATCAATTAGCTACAGAAGCAGGCGGAATGAAACGAAAACGTAAGTGCCACGGGCACCACCTCTTATCTTTGTGTGTATGGTTAAATCAACAAATCGCTACTACCTCTCTTACTCAACTTTGTAGTCAATTAGAAACTTCAACAGGAATTTTATTAAGTCCGGAGGGACTTAATCGACGATTTAACTCGGCTTCTGTAGCCTTTTTCCGAACTGTATTTACTACACTTTTACAAGCTAAAATTGGAGGAGAATCTAAGATTTCTCATTCTCTTTCTTCTTATTTTGAGCGGATTCTCGTCCTTGATTCTACAACCTTCCAAGTTCCAGATCGATTCGCAACTACTTATCCTGGTGCCGGAGGATGTAGTCATACAGCTGGTGTGAAAATTCAACTAGAGTATGACTTGTTGAGTGGAAAATTTTCTGATGTGGAAATTGAACCAGGAAAACGAAGTGATCAGGCATATAGTGCAACTCGAACAGGCATGGCACAAAAGAATGAACTATATATTCGTGACTTAGGATATTTTCGTCTACAAGACTTTAAGTCTATTCAAGATAAGCAGGGATATTATTTATCACGTCTTAAGTTACCAACTAAAATATATAGAAAGGAATTTGAAACAGTAGTATTTAAAACAAAACCCGCTCAATTGAAACCGGTATATATACAAATTCATTTGGAAGACATCATGAAACAATTACAACCTGGCCAAGTATATGAATTACATGATGTATATGTAGGGAGTAAAGACAAACTGCCTACTCGCATTGTGGTTTATAGATGTACCGAGGAACAAAAACAGAAACGCCTACACGATCGAGCGATTCGCGAAAAGAAAAAAGGGATTACATATACAGAGCGTACGAAACTTTTACAAGGAATTACGGTATATATGACAAATATTCCTACGGAATGGGTACCAAAAGAGAAAATCTATGATTTATATTCACTACACTGGCAAATTGAGCTGTTATTTAAAGTATGGAAATCTTGGTTTCAAATTCATCGTTGTAAATCTATTAAACAAGAGCGGTTAGAATGTCATCTTTATGGTCAACTCATTAGTATTCTATTATGTTCTTCTACTATGTTTAAAATGAGAGAACTTCTGTTACGTAAGAAACAGAAAGAATTAAGTGAATATAAAGCGATGTACATGATTAAAGATTATTTCTTACTTTTTCATCAAGCATTACACAAAAACACCCAAGAATTATCAAAGGTTCTCCTTCGTCTGTTTAACCTCCTACAGCACAACGGACGAAAATCTCATCGATATGAGAAAAAGACAGTCTTTGATATTTTGGGTGTTGTGTATGAGTATACCACTTCTACTCAACAGATAGCATAG
- a CDS encoding S-layer homology domain-containing protein: MNIKFNKKVVAFTAGLTVLSSPLVSFAEEQQLVNNKQPTNVQEQSKTTSDEQALKSIEASFKEVDGRGGGTVDNKKVDSLQRSEGIHEETGTLTVPNNSNRTKRSLSPISPSTSSTINGVPFTEWIVPAGNDNIRPQNYMSPKYITIHETDNTSVGAGARNHAQYLYNQAVGNTDRAASWHFTVDDKEIYQHLPLNENGWHAGDGDGPGNRESIAIEIAVNSDGNYSKAVDNAKKLVAYLMKETGVPLNNIVKHQRWSGKICPANMINNGQWDAFVNGVGGYYNNLYQPKDDITGGWYEEAIRELNRRGIMVGEGNGVFSPNRAITRAEFAQLISKSLNLPAGDASFKDLNDANSTLRDGIKRAASAGIILGRGDGYFDPNTPITREESAIIVNKALQYKGIWGPVVNLPFSDKDQIIYKEDVQRLYGLGIVRGKGDNQYDPKGTTTRGETAAFILNMLQVIENGSVEKIIGTAQINGIGVNVRSGSGTNYSIVRKTSKGEKVTVYEEKNGWLRIGTGQWIYYDSSYIDYNRL, encoded by the coding sequence ATGAACATTAAATTTAATAAAAAAGTAGTAGCATTCACGGCAGGATTAACGGTATTATCTTCACCATTGGTATCGTTTGCAGAGGAACAACAATTAGTAAACAATAAACAACCTACAAACGTTCAGGAACAAAGTAAAACAACATCAGATGAACAGGCATTAAAAAGTATTGAAGCTAGTTTTAAAGAGGTAGACGGACGTGGTGGAGGTACTGTCGACAATAAGAAAGTAGATAGTCTTCAACGTTCAGAAGGTATTCATGAAGAAACAGGTACATTAACTGTTCCTAACAATTCAAACAGAACAAAACGTAGTCTGTCTCCCATATCACCTAGCACCTCTAGTACAATAAATGGTGTTCCATTCACTGAATGGATTGTACCAGCAGGTAACGATAATATTCGTCCTCAAAACTATATGAGTCCAAAGTACATTACAATTCATGAGACTGATAATACAAGTGTAGGAGCAGGTGCTAGAAACCACGCCCAATACCTATATAACCAAGCAGTAGGCAACACAGACCGAGCTGCATCGTGGCACTTTACAGTAGACGATAAAGAGATTTATCAACACCTACCATTAAACGAGAACGGATGGCACGCAGGAGACGGTGATGGTCCAGGTAATAGAGAATCTATTGCAATTGAAATCGCAGTTAACAGTGACGGTAACTATAGTAAAGCAGTAGATAATGCTAAGAAACTTGTAGCTTATTTAATGAAAGAAACTGGTGTACCGTTAAATAACATTGTAAAACACCAAAGATGGAGTGGTAAAATATGTCCTGCTAATATGATTAATAATGGACAATGGGATGCATTCGTAAATGGTGTTGGTGGGTATTATAATAATCTTTATCAACCAAAAGATGACATTACTGGAGGTTGGTATGAAGAAGCTATACGAGAGTTAAATAGAAGGGGTATTATGGTAGGGGAAGGAAACGGAGTTTTCTCACCTAATAGAGCGATAACAAGAGCCGAATTTGCTCAATTAATCTCTAAATCTCTAAACCTGCCAGCTGGAGATGCTTCATTTAAAGACCTAAATGATGCAAACTCAACTTTACGAGATGGTATTAAACGTGCTGCAAGTGCAGGTATCATTCTAGGTAGAGGTGATGGTTATTTTGACCCAAACACACCTATTACAAGAGAAGAATCAGCAATTATTGTAAACAAGGCTTTACAGTATAAAGGTATATGGGGACCAGTTGTAAACCTACCATTCTCAGACAAAGACCAAATTATTTATAAAGAAGACGTACAAAGACTTTATGGCCTAGGTATTGTAAGAGGTAAAGGTGACAATCAATACGACCCTAAAGGAACAACAACTCGTGGTGAAACAGCAGCATTCATTCTAAATATGCTACAAGTAATTGAAAATGGTAGTGTTGAAAAGATAATTGGAACGGCTCAAATTAATGGCATTGGGGTAAATGTTCGAAGCGGATCAGGTACAAACTATTCTATTGTTAGAAAGACAAGTAAAGGAGAAAAAGTTACAGTATATGAAGAAAAGAATGGCTGGCTAAGAATTGGAACAGGTCAGTGGATTTATTATGACTCTAGTTATATCGACTATAACAGATTATAA
- a CDS encoding serine hydrolase domain-containing protein, translating to MKTRSQITFVKAEPTQNVSSSLQTSTQRDRNPVKQAMRDILKFGIPGILAKTSEDGKTWSYAAGVADLRTKKPMETDFRFRIGSVTKTFTATVVFQLAEENRLNLDDSIEKCLPGFIQGNGYDDKQITIRQLLNHTSGIANYTMSKDFNIMDTKKSYTTEELVKMGISMPPDFAPGKSWSYSNTGYVLLGILIEKVTGNNYAEEIENRIIEPLELANTFLPGNSSVIPGTKHARGYIQLDGASEPKDVTYYNPSMGSSAGDMISTADDLNKFFSYLLGGKLLKEQQLKQMLTTVPTGIDELGDSGLGIFKIILPNGVSIWGHSGGIPGFSTFAAGTLGGRHTLAVNLNSLKADSPDPFKNILLAEFSK from the coding sequence ATGAAAACACGTAGTCAAATTACATTTGTAAAAGCAGAGCCCACTCAAAATGTATCTAGTTCGTTACAAACAAGCACTCAACGAGATCGTAATCCCGTCAAGCAAGCAATGCGTGATATCTTGAAATTTGGAATCCCAGGGATACTTGCTAAAACTTCCGAGGATGGGAAAACGTGGAGTTATGCGGCCGGAGTAGCGGACCTGAGAACCAAGAAACCAATGGAAACAGATTTCCGCTTTCGCATCGGCAGCGTGACGAAGACGTTCACCGCAACAGTTGTATTTCAATTAGCCGAAGAGAACCGCTTGAATCTAGACGACTCTATTGAAAAATGTTTGCCTGGTTTCATTCAAGGAAACGGGTATGATGATAAACAGATTACTATCCGGCAATTATTGAACCACACAAGTGGTATCGCTAATTACACAATGTCAAAGGATTTTAATATCATGGATACAAAAAAATCTTATACTACTGAAGAATTAGTAAAGATGGGAATATCCATGCCTCCAGATTTTGCTCCAGGAAAGAGCTGGTCGTATTCAAATACAGGATATGTATTACTAGGAATTCTTATTGAAAAAGTAACTGGGAACAACTATGCGGAAGAGATTGAAAATCGAATTATTGAACCACTTGAATTAGCGAATACATTCTTACCTGGAAATTCAAGTGTCATTCCAGGAACCAAGCATGCCCGTGGATATATCCAATTAGACGGAGCAAGTGAGCCAAAAGATGTTACTTATTATAACCCAAGTATGGGGAGCTCGGCCGGAGATATGATTTCTACAGCTGATGATTTAAACAAATTCTTTTCTTATTTACTTGGGGGCAAATTACTGAAAGAACAGCAACTAAAGCAAATGCTTACAACAGTCCCTACAGGAATAGATGAGCTTGGCGATTCCGGGCTTGGAATTTTCAAAATTATTCTTCCAAACGGTGTCTCGATATGGGGACACTCAGGTGGCATTCCAGGGTTCAGTACTTTTGCTGCAGGCACACTTGGAGGCAGACATACGCTGGCCGTCAATTTGAACAGCCTTAAAGCTGATAGTCCTGATCCTTTTAAAAATATTTTACTTGCTGAATTTAGCAAGTAG
- a CDS encoding ABC transporter substrate-binding protein has protein sequence MDKNLLNLWQSFSSGNIKIQDLADFLNLSTKQTVRYLHKWMDEGWLSFISGKGRGNSSSLQWLKNIEQIYESQVMEIMDQQPVEKSSKYLLYNWSPNSKLRLMTKFHSKFGYIHNSDDKLIIPRIKPFLTTHPLEATDVHSAHIVANVFNRLVYMDEKGNIFPEIAHSWDLTQSKLRLYLKKSIKFHDGSILTAADVKLCLSKLRSHKYYKDLWAPIEKIEIVSPLIIDIHYPDSCSYCLQMLCMINTSIYKENNGQIIGTGGFYIGENNLEKTSLIAFHNYFQERPLLDTVEFIQVPLEFDTIYQSSKHHKCNSTFQVERNSGFGVIIMNAWRNSSIQHIDVRNYLHSIIANNMNHIHGYDSRKIPNIKSCLKDIDHQINIPKRKRPEFKEPLIIKATQYIEATTKWLMNILEKENIPFQVKWVPFENYLRDEKLNEQVDLFIHGEVFEMNQEISFYYFLTARYSPLAKVVKTNKSLRKHLSKYKHTHFEEWASLNENLEKELIESSIMIPLYYDTRQIPFSSDLTNIKMKYFGYVDFSQLWIRPLI, from the coding sequence ATGGATAAAAATTTACTGAATCTATGGCAATCATTTTCTTCAGGAAATATAAAAATACAAGACCTAGCAGATTTTTTAAATTTAAGTACAAAGCAAACAGTACGTTACTTACATAAATGGATGGATGAAGGTTGGCTGTCTTTCATTTCTGGAAAAGGTAGAGGAAATTCCTCCTCTCTCCAATGGTTGAAAAATATAGAACAAATCTATGAGTCACAAGTAATGGAAATTATGGATCAACAACCTGTTGAAAAAAGTAGTAAATATTTACTATATAATTGGTCTCCAAACAGTAAACTACGCTTGATGACTAAGTTTCATTCAAAATTTGGCTATATACATAATTCGGATGATAAATTAATTATTCCTAGAATAAAGCCCTTTTTAACAACACACCCGCTCGAGGCTACCGATGTACATAGTGCACATATTGTCGCGAACGTTTTCAATCGACTTGTTTATATGGATGAAAAGGGGAACATATTCCCTGAAATAGCTCACAGTTGGGATTTAACTCAATCTAAGCTTAGACTATATTTAAAAAAGTCTATAAAATTTCATGATGGATCCATCTTAACAGCGGCTGACGTGAAACTATGTCTCTCAAAACTACGTAGTCATAAATACTATAAAGACTTATGGGCACCCATAGAAAAAATAGAGATTGTATCACCATTAATTATTGATATACATTATCCAGATAGTTGTAGTTATTGTTTACAAATGTTATGCATGATAAATACAAGCATTTATAAAGAAAATAACGGCCAAATCATAGGAACCGGTGGTTTTTATATAGGAGAGAATAACCTGGAGAAAACATCATTGATAGCATTTCATAATTATTTTCAAGAAAGACCTTTGCTAGATACAGTAGAATTTATTCAGGTCCCTCTAGAATTTGATACTATTTATCAATCTTCCAAACACCATAAATGTAATTCTACCTTTCAAGTAGAAAGGAATTCAGGTTTCGGTGTTATAATTATGAATGCTTGGCGTAATTCCTCAATTCAACACATAGATGTTCGTAATTACTTACATTCTATTATCGCTAACAATATGAATCATATTCATGGATATGATTCCCGAAAAATCCCAAATATTAAAAGCTGTTTGAAAGACATAGATCATCAAATCAATATTCCAAAAAGAAAACGTCCCGAATTTAAAGAACCACTTATTATAAAAGCTACTCAGTATATAGAAGCGACAACAAAATGGTTAATGAATATCTTAGAAAAAGAAAATATACCTTTTCAAGTTAAATGGGTTCCATTTGAAAACTATCTTAGGGATGAAAAACTTAATGAACAAGTCGATCTCTTTATTCATGGTGAAGTATTCGAGATGAATCAAGAGATATCATTTTATTATTTTTTAACAGCTAGATATTCACCATTGGCTAAGGTTGTAAAAACAAATAAATCACTAAGAAAACACCTTTCTAAATACAAACATACACATTTTGAGGAGTGGGCTTCATTAAATGAGAATCTTGAAAAAGAACTGATAGAATCCTCTATTATGATTCCCTTATACTATGATACACGTCAAATTCCTTTTTCATCAGATTTAACGAATATTAAGATGAAATATTTTGGATATGTGGATTTTTCTCAACTTTGGATAAGACCTTTAATTTAA
- a CDS encoding DUF5412 domain-containing protein, whose protein sequence is MSIINTKGKIKKTKRKVLLTIITMLVIIIGFGYWKFFSLQGVPKGELIRTVKSPDGKYLIKTYFHNAGSLSADAVRGELVNLDTDSEKNIYWNYPDTDPYIQWVNKNIVRIGDQTLDISQKETYDWRDDDKHVKEMPKQFIR, encoded by the coding sequence GTGAGTATTATAAATACAAAAGGTAAAATTAAAAAAACAAAAAGAAAAGTATTACTAACTATAATTACTATGTTAGTAATTATAATTGGATTTGGATATTGGAAATTTTTTAGTTTGCAAGGTGTTCCAAAAGGTGAATTAATTCGAACAGTGAAATCTCCAGATGGAAAATATCTCATTAAGACTTATTTTCATAATGCAGGATCATTAAGTGCGGATGCTGTTAGGGGTGAATTAGTTAACCTTGATACAGATTCAGAGAAAAATATATATTGGAACTATCCAGATACGGATCCATATATCCAATGGGTAAATAAGAATATTGTTAGAATTGGAGATCAAACTTTAGATATTTCACAGAAAGAAACCTATGATTGGCGTGATGATGATAAGCACGTTAAAGAAATGCCTAAACAATTTATTAGATAA
- a CDS encoding TSUP family transporter: protein MDFYLDPSVLIILIVFGFLASFIDSVVGGGGLIALPALLFTGLNPASAVATNKLASTMGCVTSNIVFYRSGNLDLKSGFRLFPLTFIGSIIGAWTVHLMNPEVLKPLMLIMLGAVAIYTIFKKDWGSISTHKKLSGRHFIIFTVFVFVIGFYDGFLGPGTGSFLMFSLLFIGYDFLKAAGNAKLLNLGSDIGALLMFMYVGQVNYAYGFIMGVAQIAGGIIGSKFAIKKGSGYVRALFITVTCLLLAKNIYDYIQ from the coding sequence ATGGATTTTTACTTAGACCCATCAGTATTAATTATTTTGATTGTTTTTGGATTTTTAGCTTCATTTATTGATTCGGTTGTAGGTGGTGGTGGACTAATTGCTTTGCCAGCTTTATTATTTACAGGGCTGAATCCAGCAAGTGCAGTAGCCACGAATAAATTAGCATCGACAATGGGGTGTGTAACTAGTAATATTGTGTTTTATCGTTCTGGTAACCTGGATTTGAAATCAGGATTTAGATTATTCCCACTCACTTTTATAGGTTCCATAATAGGTGCATGGACCGTTCATTTAATGAACCCAGAGGTACTGAAGCCATTGATGCTGATCATGCTTGGTGCTGTTGCTATTTATACGATATTCAAAAAGGATTGGGGTAGTATTTCCACTCATAAGAAATTGTCTGGTCGACACTTCATTATTTTTACTGTTTTTGTTTTTGTTATTGGTTTTTATGATGGATTTCTAGGTCCTGGCACAGGTTCATTCTTAATGTTTTCGCTTTTATTTATTGGGTATGATTTTTTAAAAGCAGCAGGTAATGCGAAGTTGCTTAATTTAGGAAGCGATATTGGTGCATTGTTAATGTTTATGTATGTAGGACAAGTAAACTATGCGTATGGTTTCATAATGGGAGTTGCACAAATTGCTGGAGGGATTATCGGATCCAAATTTGCTATAAAAAAGGGAAGTGGGTATGTTCGTGCCCTTTTCATAACAGTAACTTGTTTATTATTAGCAAAAAATATTTATGATTATATTCAATAA
- a CDS encoding TrmB family transcriptional regulator gives MDYIVQQLKKIGFNEYEAKSYVSLVKQGPVTAYQVSKDSGVPRARIYEILGNLVEKGIVMREEINDTTRYSPLPVEIFLQKAQSEWQSTYEGISDSLKTLETSEEKTDNRVITLKDNKTIISYCQALIKKAERRIVISMWDEMYEALKEDLSEVADKVTIQGITLHVENPIKNLEAHRITPYTETLSTEHWFIVSIDSKEMIYGPSLEKRNIAFYTDDPVHIYLLEDYVWHDVLVNRLVRRSQDNLENWIATERKAFFTEE, from the coding sequence GTGGACTACATAGTGCAACAGCTTAAAAAAATTGGTTTCAATGAATATGAAGCTAAATCTTATGTATCTCTTGTTAAACAAGGGCCTGTCACAGCCTACCAAGTAAGTAAAGATTCAGGTGTCCCAAGAGCGCGAATTTATGAGATTTTAGGTAACCTTGTAGAAAAAGGAATTGTCATGAGGGAAGAAATAAATGACACCACTCGCTATTCACCTCTGCCTGTTGAAATCTTTTTACAGAAGGCGCAATCAGAATGGCAGTCTACTTATGAAGGAATCAGTGATTCATTAAAAACACTAGAAACTTCCGAGGAAAAAACGGATAATCGAGTCATTACTTTAAAAGACAATAAAACAATCATTAGCTATTGTCAGGCATTAATAAAAAAAGCAGAACGACGTATTGTCATTTCAATGTGGGATGAGATGTATGAAGCGTTAAAAGAAGATCTATCTGAAGTAGCTGATAAAGTTACAATACAAGGTATTACCCTGCATGTTGAAAATCCCATTAAAAATCTAGAAGCCCATCGCATAACACCTTATACAGAAACCCTGTCTACAGAACATTGGTTTATTGTATCGATAGATTCTAAAGAGATGATTTATGGACCATCACTTGAAAAGCGTAATATTGCTTTTTATACAGATGACCCCGTTCATATATACTTATTAGAGGATTATGTATGGCATGATGTTTTAGTGAATCGACTTGTCCGACGTAGCCAAGACAATTTGGAGAATTGGATTGCTACAGAGCGAAAAGCATTCTTTACGGAAGAATAA
- the hfq gene encoding RNA chaperone Hfq yields the protein METKFQAFQKDRGRNMLIFQEQLLQEAFQKRKDITLILVKGLHIKGIIRGYDTFSILIEFEGKQQLVYKHAISTIRF from the coding sequence TTGGAAACAAAATTTCAAGCATTTCAAAAGGACAGAGGTAGAAATATGCTAATTTTCCAGGAACAATTGTTACAAGAAGCATTTCAAAAGAGGAAGGATATCACATTAATTCTGGTCAAAGGATTACATATAAAAGGAATAATAAGAGGATATGATACTTTTTCTATTTTAATAGAATTTGAAGGGAAGCAACAGCTTGTATATAAACACGCAATCTCCACGATTCGATTCTAA